The following are from one region of the Lacinutrix sp. Bg11-31 genome:
- the truA gene encoding tRNA pseudouridine(38-40) synthase TruA has product MRYFIHLGFNGSDYSGWQKQNTTTNTVQEVIENTLTKIFKKNISIYGCGRTDAGVHASQYVIQVNLDEAPTFDLKFRMNKNLPNSIAVFEIIEVTVEQHCRYHATARSYDYFIHWHKNQLLHNNSSFYQDYKLDFDVMKQATALILETKNFKAFCKQPDLYDNTYCNITDCQLYINEAQGRIRFSITSNRFLRGMVRICVYYLLEVGRGKITLEEFRQILNQEKELKVTYAAHANGLFLSKVEYPFLELDSTHNLVNMLRVGLE; this is encoded by the coding sequence ATGCGATATTTTATACATTTAGGCTTTAATGGTAGCGATTATAGTGGTTGGCAAAAGCAAAACACCACCACAAATACTGTACAAGAAGTTATAGAAAATACACTTACTAAAATATTTAAGAAGAATATTAGCATTTATGGTTGTGGCAGAACAGATGCAGGCGTTCACGCTAGCCAATATGTAATTCAGGTTAATTTAGACGAAGCACCAACATTCGATTTAAAATTTCGGATGAATAAAAACCTACCCAACAGCATCGCAGTATTCGAGATTATAGAAGTTACCGTAGAGCAACATTGCCGTTACCATGCAACAGCGCGCTCTTACGACTATTTTATACATTGGCATAAAAACCAATTGCTCCATAATAATAGCTCCTTTTACCAAGATTACAAGTTAGATTTCGATGTAATGAAACAAGCTACTGCGCTTATTCTCGAAACCAAAAACTTTAAAGCCTTTTGCAAACAACCCGATCTATACGATAATACGTATTGTAACATTACCGACTGCCAACTCTATATTAACGAAGCACAAGGCAGAATACGCTTTTCTATAACCAGTAACCGTTTTTTGCGTGGTATGGTTAGAATTTGTGTGTACTATTTACTAGAAGTTGGTCGTGGTAAAATAACTTTAGAAGAATTTAGACAAATTTTAAACCAAGAAAAAGAGTTAAAAGTAACTTACGCTGCACATGCAAATGGTCTTTTTCTTAGTAAGGTTGAGTATCCATTTTTAGAATTGGACAGCACTCATAATCTGGTAAATATGTTGCGTGTTGGTTTAGAATAA
- a CDS encoding RimK family alpha-L-glutamate ligase, translated as MNNILYPRVLIISNRYDFSSDFIAVELDQQNIPYLRINRDELKDYIIEFNPLIPSINGSFKNIKFCISKEYLNSIYYRAPTFLRDIFQDNINEEEQLIRSQWTAFVRSLAVFENITWLNNPVDIYKAEIKPYQLFIANKIGFKVPETLITNKTKKLNFDHIAIKSIDTAIINLGEKEGFVYTEIYKKNEITEEKFLSPFFMQQGLVPKIDIRVTVIEEEVIAIKIFKSDIEEINIDWRRIKDELNYEIIDLPNEIKQLCIDFLKEFNLKFGGIDLVFHNGNYYFIEINPTGEWSWLQQNTGYKIDTVIVNSLKK; from the coding sequence GTGAATAATATTTTATATCCAAGAGTATTAATAATTTCTAATCGATACGATTTTTCTAGCGATTTTATAGCTGTTGAACTAGATCAACAAAACATTCCATATTTAAGAATAAATAGAGATGAATTAAAGGACTACATAATTGAATTTAATCCTTTGATTCCTTCTATAAATGGCTCTTTTAAAAATATAAAATTCTGTATTTCTAAAGAGTATTTAAACTCTATTTATTACAGAGCTCCAACTTTCTTAAGAGATATATTTCAAGATAATATAAATGAAGAAGAACAATTAATTAGAAGTCAATGGACTGCTTTTGTTCGTTCACTAGCTGTGTTCGAAAATATTACTTGGCTGAATAATCCAGTTGACATTTATAAAGCTGAAATAAAACCATATCAACTCTTTATTGCAAACAAAATTGGGTTTAAAGTTCCAGAAACACTTATTACAAATAAAACTAAAAAATTAAATTTTGACCATATTGCCATAAAATCAATTGATACCGCAATTATTAATCTTGGAGAAAAAGAAGGCTTTGTTTATACAGAAATATATAAAAAGAATGAAATTACAGAAGAAAAATTCTTATCACCTTTTTTTATGCAACAAGGTTTAGTACCTAAAATTGACATAAGAGTTACAGTAATTGAAGAAGAGGTAATTGCTATAAAAATATTTAAATCTGACATTGAAGAAATTAATATTGATTGGAGAAGAATTAAGGATGAATTAAATTATGAAATAATAGATTTACCAAATGAAATTAAACAACTATGTATTGATTTTTTAAAAGAGTTTAATTTAAAATTTGGGGGAATTGATTTAGTTTTCCATAATGGGAATTATTATTTCATCGAAATTAATCCTACTGGTGAATGGTCGTGGCTTCAACAAAATACTGGATATAAAATTGATACTGTAATTGTTAATTCTCTAAAGAAATGA
- a CDS encoding porin family protein translates to MTKNKIILIVIGLLFSIKLSAQNEFKIGVNAGLNYPNIIYNGNYKNNNFSIGYLFGVSLDYYLKENLSLKANVNYERKTRKLELTYYNNSNAEEIGKEDFKETYDYINLPVLLKYEFGNSKFFVNGGPFLSFLLKNKIDNDYPNDNSDFITDLKNIDFGLSLGIGTNISLNEKNDLTIELRDDFGIIDIGGVSRQAGGTAKTNAIKLVLGWNLGI, encoded by the coding sequence ATGACTAAAAATAAAATAATTTTAATCGTAATTGGATTGCTTTTTTCAATTAAACTTAGTGCTCAAAATGAATTTAAAATAGGTGTTAACGCTGGATTAAATTACCCAAATATTATATATAATGGGAATTATAAAAATAACAATTTTAGTATTGGATACCTTTTTGGAGTTTCTTTAGACTATTACTTAAAAGAAAATCTATCATTAAAAGCGAATGTTAACTACGAAAGAAAAACAAGGAAATTAGAACTAACGTACTATAACAATAGCAACGCTGAGGAAATTGGAAAAGAAGATTTTAAAGAGACTTACGACTATATAAACTTACCAGTTTTATTAAAATATGAATTTGGAAATTCAAAATTCTTCGTAAATGGAGGTCCCTTTTTGAGCTTTTTATTAAAAAATAAAATTGATAATGATTATCCTAATGATAACAGCGACTTTATTACAGATCTTAAAAATATAGACTTTGGGCTTTCATTAGGAATTGGGACAAACATCTCTCTTAACGAAAAAAATGACTTAACAATTGAACTAAGAGACGATTTTGGAATTATAGACATAGGAGGTGTTTCAAGACAAGCTGGTGGAACTGCAAAAACAAATGCTATTAAATTAGTTTTAGGCTGGAATCTAGGAATATAA
- a CDS encoding VOC family protein, translating to MIKGLFETHLFVENLERSIDFYTNILKLELYLFEEERRAALFWIGEEPRQAMLGLWEKPKDEIDLRHFAFECNWEWVLNESVDFLKSNDLHFWNFLNDNSEKPMVFANIPAIAIYFSDPDGHPLEFIGKLPGKYSPEKGSLVLSYEDWLELEKNKK from the coding sequence ATGATAAAAGGACTTTTTGAAACTCATTTGTTTGTTGAAAATTTAGAACGTTCCATAGATTTTTACACTAACATACTCAAGCTTGAGCTTTACCTTTTTGAAGAAGAAAGAAGAGCTGCTTTATTCTGGATTGGAGAAGAACCAAGACAGGCAATGTTAGGATTATGGGAAAAGCCTAAAGATGAAATTGATTTAAGACATTTTGCTTTTGAATGTAATTGGGAATGGGTTTTAAACGAATCTGTAGATTTTTTAAAATCTAATGACTTACATTTTTGGAATTTTTTAAATGATAATTCAGAAAAGCCAATGGTATTTGCTAACATTCCAGCAATTGCAATTTACTTTTCAGATCCAGATGGACATCCTTTAGAGTTTATAGGGAAACTTCCAGGGAAATATAGTCCAGAAAAAGGCAGTTTAGTCCTTTCGTATGAAGATTGGTTGGAATTAGAAAAAAATAAAAAATAA
- a CDS encoding BLUF domain-containing protein, which produces MALRRIVYTSQASKQFSKRSLLDLLHDSRAFNTIDNISGVLMHRNGCFLQVIEGESDVVNSLFIRLLKDPRHKEVKIILDSSVDSCLFSNWAMGCADFDDPELSMMPGIRTDLSDPKVIEDLIIKLPELATFLLENLD; this is translated from the coding sequence ATGGCACTTCGTCGCATCGTCTACACAAGTCAAGCATCGAAACAGTTTAGTAAACGTAGCTTACTAGATTTGCTTCATGATTCTCGCGCTTTCAATACAATAGATAATATTAGTGGTGTTCTTATGCATAGAAATGGGTGTTTTCTTCAAGTTATTGAAGGCGAATCAGACGTTGTTAACAGTCTTTTTATACGTTTACTTAAAGATCCACGTCATAAAGAAGTTAAAATTATTTTAGATTCTTCTGTAGACAGTTGCCTTTTCTCAAATTGGGCAATGGGATGCGCAGATTTCGATGATCCCGAATTGAGTATGATGCCTGGAATACGTACAGATTTGAGTGATCCTAAGGTTATTGAAGATCTTATTATTAAACTTCCTGAACTCGCGACATTCTTACTCGAAAATCTAGACTAA
- a CDS encoding DNA mismatch repair protein MutS yields the protein MINIHKKTLQDLEFATVLEQVSEYCVTNLGNKKALTIEPFQDKETLLNALQLTNEYVSSYDNGNRIPNHGFDAITKELQLLRIENTYLETHSLKKIISISITANEIVKFLNKFEEYYPNLKHFSHRIEVTTAIIEKIDSIVDRFGDVKDSASALLSEIRQTMNKLKGKINSSFTSALNQYHNLDYLDDIRESVVENKRVLAVKAMYRRKVKGAIMGGSKTGSIVYIEPETTLQHTRELNNLEYEEGEEVVRILKEVTNFLRDFLPLIEHYQSFLIDIDIIAAKAKYAKSMNGILPEISDKKELFLREAYHPILYLNNVAKKEKTFPQTIELNQESRIIVISGPNAGGKSITLKTVGLLQLMIQSGMLIPVHERSVVTVFDRILTDIGDNQSIENHLSTYSYRLKQMNYFLKKVNKNTLFLIDEFGTGSDPELGGALAETFLEEFYARNAFGIITTHYANLKMLANEKEEMINANMMFDERTLEPMYKLALGQAGSSFTFEVAQKNGIPYSLINRSKKKIERSKVRFDATIAKLQKQRAKLEKTSESLKVNEKKKQTEADKLEEINAKVQKKLENYQELYDSNQRLIYLGQKVNDISEKFFNDKKKKELMGELFRLVQIENSKRKKVTVKQAKAEKIKVTQVKQEAEKTVEVIRKKKKEAKAKAKLIPEKPKHILKIGDRVRMEDGRAVGTIDKLEKKKAVVNYGMFTTNVNVDLLELVEAVKKK from the coding sequence ATGATAAACATTCACAAAAAAACATTACAGGACTTAGAATTCGCAACGGTTTTAGAGCAAGTTAGCGAATACTGCGTTACTAATTTAGGTAATAAAAAAGCCTTAACAATAGAGCCCTTTCAAGACAAGGAAACATTACTTAATGCGTTACAATTAACCAATGAGTATGTGTCTTCGTACGATAATGGTAACCGCATACCAAACCATGGCTTCGATGCTATTACCAAAGAATTACAATTACTACGCATAGAAAACACCTATTTAGAAACGCATAGTTTAAAAAAAATTATTTCTATTTCTATTACAGCAAACGAGATTGTAAAGTTTCTAAACAAGTTCGAAGAATATTACCCAAACCTAAAACACTTCTCGCATCGTATTGAAGTTACTACTGCCATTATAGAGAAAATAGACAGTATTGTGGATCGTTTTGGAGATGTAAAAGATAGTGCCTCTGCTCTACTCTCTGAGATTAGACAAACCATGAATAAGCTAAAAGGTAAAATTAACTCTAGTTTTACTTCGGCTTTAAACCAATACCATAATTTAGATTATTTAGATGATATTAGAGAATCTGTAGTCGAAAACAAACGTGTACTAGCTGTAAAAGCTATGTACAGACGTAAGGTTAAAGGTGCAATAATGGGTGGAAGTAAAACTGGTAGTATAGTTTACATAGAGCCAGAAACCACTTTACAACACACACGAGAACTTAATAATTTAGAATACGAAGAAGGCGAAGAAGTTGTACGTATTTTAAAAGAAGTGACTAATTTTTTACGCGACTTTTTACCGTTAATAGAACACTACCAAAGCTTTTTAATAGATATAGATATTATTGCTGCTAAAGCAAAATATGCTAAATCTATGAATGGTATTTTACCAGAAATTAGCGACAAAAAGGAATTGTTTTTACGTGAGGCCTACCATCCTATCCTCTATTTAAACAATGTTGCGAAGAAAGAAAAAACCTTTCCGCAAACCATAGAACTTAACCAAGAGAGTCGCATAATTGTTATTTCTGGACCAAATGCTGGTGGAAAAAGTATCACCTTAAAAACGGTTGGCTTACTGCAGTTAATGATACAAAGTGGTATGCTTATTCCTGTTCACGAACGTAGTGTTGTTACTGTTTTCGACCGTATATTAACAGATATTGGAGATAACCAATCTATAGAAAACCATTTAAGTACTTACAGTTACCGCTTAAAACAGATGAATTACTTTTTAAAGAAAGTAAATAAAAACACCTTGTTTTTAATTGATGAATTTGGAACAGGATCTGATCCAGAACTTGGTGGTGCTTTAGCCGAAACTTTTTTAGAAGAGTTTTACGCCAGAAATGCTTTTGGTATTATTACCACGCATTATGCAAACCTAAAAATGTTAGCCAACGAGAAAGAAGAAATGATAAACGCGAACATGATGTTCGATGAGCGCACGTTAGAACCTATGTACAAATTGGCATTAGGTCAAGCAGGTTCTTCGTTTACATTTGAAGTGGCACAAAAAAACGGAATACCTTATAGTTTAATTAACAGGTCTAAGAAGAAGATAGAACGCTCTAAAGTACGTTTTGATGCAACTATTGCTAAGCTTCAAAAACAACGTGCAAAGCTTGAGAAAACAAGCGAATCTTTAAAAGTAAACGAAAAGAAAAAACAAACTGAAGCCGATAAGCTTGAAGAGATAAATGCTAAGGTGCAAAAGAAACTTGAGAACTACCAGGAATTATACGATAGTAATCAGCGTTTAATTTACTTAGGACAAAAGGTAAACGATATTTCGGAGAAGTTTTTTAACGATAAAAAGAAAAAAGAGTTGATGGGAGAGTTATTCCGTTTGGTTCAAATTGAAAATTCTAAGCGTAAAAAAGTAACCGTAAAACAGGCTAAAGCCGAAAAAATAAAAGTAACACAAGTAAAACAAGAAGCAGAAAAGACTGTTGAAGTTATACGTAAGAAAAAGAAAGAAGCAAAAGCTAAAGCGAAACTAATACCAGAAAAACCAAAGCATATTCTTAAAATTGGAGATCGCGTGCGCATGGAAGATGGTCGTGCTGTTGGTACTATAGATAAGCTTGAAAAAAAGAAAGCTGTTGTTAATTACGGTATGTTTACTACTAATGTAAATGTGGATTTACTGGAGCTTGTTGAGGCTGTTAAGAAGAAGTAG
- a CDS encoding GIY-YIG nuclease family protein: MFKTQHQYYLYILSNKFNGTLYIGVTNNLERRLFEHKNKLVEGFSKRYDLKKLIYFETFQYVNDAIKREKNMKKWKRDWKIKLIQEDNPNWSDLAEDWDAYK, from the coding sequence ATGTTCAAAACACAACATCAATATTATTTATACATTCTTTCTAATAAGTTTAACGGTACTCTTTACATTGGTGTCACAAATAATTTAGAACGTAGACTCTTTGAACATAAAAATAAATTAGTTGAAGGTTTTTCTAAACGTTACGATTTGAAAAAGCTTATTTATTTTGAAACTTTCCAGTATGTAAATGATGCTATAAAGAGAGAAAAGAACATGAAAAAATGGAAACGTGACTGGAAAATTAAATTGATTCAAGAAGACAATCCAAATTGGAGTGATTTAGCAGAAGATTGGGATGCTTACAAGTAA
- a CDS encoding alpha/beta hydrolase: MKNTFCIILLSLIVTGCIETTTVQDVIPNHDTFTIESSEVAEARVITVWKPADYFKTTDSLPVIYMLDGGVKEDFPHIANTISKLVESKSIPPIILVGIENTERRRDLTGASQIKEDEGIAPLTDGASRFRKFVSDELFLEINKRYRTTDYKGVIGESVAGLFVVETLLLKPEMFNFYIAMDPSLWWNNALITKTSKDYLSQFPETKQKFWFAGSNAEDISIYTNRLAKTLETNAPSTLTWTYSDEPNEKHNTIFRATKEKALIWALN; the protein is encoded by the coding sequence ATGAAAAACACTTTTTGCATAATACTACTGTCTTTAATCGTTACAGGATGCATTGAAACTACAACAGTACAAGATGTAATACCAAATCATGATACTTTTACTATAGAATCTAGTGAAGTTGCAGAGGCAAGAGTTATTACTGTTTGGAAGCCTGCAGACTACTTTAAGACCACAGATTCACTTCCTGTTATTTACATGTTAGATGGTGGTGTTAAAGAGGACTTTCCGCATATTGCAAATACAATTTCCAAGCTTGTTGAAAGCAAAAGTATTCCTCCAATAATTCTTGTAGGAATAGAAAACACAGAGCGAAGAAGAGATTTAACTGGAGCGTCTCAAATAAAAGAAGATGAAGGCATTGCGCCTTTAACAGATGGCGCTTCAAGATTTAGAAAATTTGTAAGTGATGAGTTGTTTCTTGAAATAAACAAGCGTTATAGGACAACAGATTATAAAGGAGTAATTGGGGAATCTGTAGCAGGATTATTTGTTGTAGAAACGTTGTTATTAAAGCCAGAGATGTTTAATTTTTATATAGCTATGGATCCATCGTTATGGTGGAATAATGCACTAATAACAAAAACGTCTAAAGATTATTTATCTCAATTTCCTGAAACTAAACAGAAGTTTTGGTTTGCAGGTTCTAATGCAGAAGATATTTCAATTTATACCAATCGTTTGGCAAAAACCTTAGAAACAAATGCTCCAAGTACACTTACTTGGACCTACTCAGACGAGCCAAACGAAAAGCATAACACCATTTTTAGAGCCACAAAAGAGAAGGCCTTAATTTGGGCTTTAAATTAG
- a CDS encoding thiol-disulfide oxidoreductase DCC family protein yields MEQLPKHKKLILFDGVCNLCSASVQYAITHDKNNVFMFAALQSDVGEQVINHFKIDASKTDSILLYSPEKDSLKIKSSAALHVAKGLGFPRNLLSVFLIVPPFIRNWVYDFIAKNRYKWYGKKESCWIPTPELKAKFIGKINT; encoded by the coding sequence ATAGAACAATTGCCAAAACATAAAAAACTAATCCTATTCGATGGTGTTTGCAACCTTTGCAGCGCATCTGTACAATACGCGATTACACATGATAAAAACAATGTTTTTATGTTTGCGGCTTTGCAAAGTGATGTTGGTGAGCAAGTAATCAATCATTTTAAAATTGATGCTTCAAAAACGGACTCTATCCTACTCTATTCTCCAGAAAAAGACTCATTAAAAATTAAATCTTCGGCTGCTTTACATGTTGCTAAAGGTTTAGGTTTCCCTAGGAATTTATTATCTGTATTTTTAATAGTTCCGCCTTTTATACGTAATTGGGTTTACGATTTTATAGCCAAGAATCGTTATAAATGGTATGGTAAGAAAGAAAGTTGCTGGATTCCTACTCCAGAATTAAAGGCTAAATTTATTGGTAAAATAAACACATAA
- a CDS encoding CPBP family intramembrane glutamic endopeptidase — MARFIILFFCLCSFWCSTAQNIKVNDKNSHKDFAKTLTNSKEDRYNVILNKYDAYIKLHPNDISVQIYKCKFIGSAYYDEYEDYNLKYDETFDCVTNLAEKYPENPKVILYKLEYTYGEEREPLIEKTIGLYESNTIDWDAEDTSALFEISSGFYTEDDDYKSIKHAELAEKYNDTLDLSILKTNAYLRLENEDKARESILKNLDAEQPNWVLNTKGELLISLNEDAEALKLYDRIKENDSTFSINESLYKIFKQKEDYSQARTYIVSDTIATWNKTNNLQRLANHDLEYSDPEVAIRSLRRMYKESYYDDYFGIKRLRLAFKAPSYYWSIGEISHLFVLVLFVLILLAIPYLWVLPIYSLSNYFNFKKVKEAVKLPGDWTLRHFWLMNFFYMLTLFLLIVVFNYQEELNYYFDIVDYSSEIAEETDLVLANAQLLFCGLLLFFTLVLLNKKRLQFVFRTNNSLRQTIGLSILFLIFNNIVLRILGTFVDITDVAEFISSLSAKEEIQALLNEYGIYITVLVVAVIVPFYEEIIFRGIIFTSTEKHLGYRVANVLQASLFALAHFNLNLFIFYFVFGLVTGYFVKRTNGLSTGIVFHMVNNFVVTVALFYAN, encoded by the coding sequence ATGGCTAGATTTATAATACTATTTTTTTGTTTATGTTCTTTCTGGTGTTCTACAGCGCAAAATATAAAGGTTAATGATAAGAATAGTCATAAAGATTTTGCAAAGACGCTAACCAATTCAAAAGAGGATCGTTACAATGTTATTTTAAATAAGTATGATGCTTACATTAAGTTGCATCCCAACGATATAAGTGTACAAATCTATAAATGTAAATTTATTGGTAGTGCCTATTATGATGAGTATGAAGACTATAATTTAAAGTACGATGAAACCTTCGATTGTGTCACTAATTTAGCTGAAAAATATCCAGAAAACCCTAAAGTTATACTCTATAAATTAGAGTATACTTATGGTGAAGAAAGAGAGCCTTTAATTGAAAAAACCATAGGTTTATATGAAAGTAATACCATTGATTGGGATGCGGAAGACACTTCTGCGCTATTCGAAATTAGTTCAGGTTTTTATACAGAAGATGATGACTACAAGTCAATTAAACATGCTGAGTTAGCCGAAAAGTATAACGACACATTAGATTTGTCAATTTTAAAAACCAATGCGTATTTACGATTAGAAAATGAAGACAAGGCTAGAGAAAGTATACTTAAAAACTTAGATGCTGAACAACCTAATTGGGTTTTAAATACTAAAGGCGAACTACTAATTTCTTTAAATGAAGATGCCGAAGCTTTAAAACTTTACGATCGTATTAAAGAAAACGATTCTACATTTTCTATAAATGAGAGTCTTTATAAAATTTTTAAGCAAAAAGAAGATTATAGTCAAGCAAGAACGTACATAGTTAGCGACACTATTGCAACTTGGAATAAGACTAATAATTTGCAAAGGCTTGCTAATCATGATTTAGAATATTCGGATCCAGAAGTAGCCATACGCTCGTTAAGACGTATGTACAAAGAAAGTTATTACGATGATTACTTTGGTATAAAACGACTGCGTTTAGCCTTTAAAGCACCAAGTTACTATTGGTCTATCGGTGAGATTTCACATCTATTTGTTTTAGTTTTATTTGTGCTCATTTTACTAGCTATTCCTTATTTATGGGTGTTACCTATTTATAGTCTTAGTAATTACTTTAATTTTAAAAAAGTAAAAGAAGCGGTGAAGCTTCCTGGAGATTGGACTTTAAGGCATTTCTGGCTAATGAACTTTTTTTACATGCTTACGTTGTTTCTTTTAATTGTAGTATTTAATTATCAAGAAGAACTAAATTATTATTTCGATATTGTCGATTATTCTAGCGAAATAGCAGAAGAAACAGATCTTGTTTTAGCTAATGCACAACTACTATTCTGTGGTTTATTGTTATTTTTTACTTTAGTATTGCTCAACAAAAAGCGATTACAATTTGTTTTTAGAACCAATAACTCATTAAGGCAAACCATAGGATTAAGTATTCTATTTTTAATATTTAATAATATTGTACTTAGAATTCTTGGTACATTTGTAGACATTACTGATGTAGCAGAATTTATTTCATCATTAAGCGCAAAAGAAGAAATTCAAGCACTATTAAACGAATACGGCATATATATTACCGTTTTAGTAGTAGCTGTGATAGTTCCGTTTTATGAAGAAATTATTTTTAGAGGTATCATATTCACATCAACCGAAAAACATCTAGGTTATAGAGTAGCAAACGTTCTACAAGCTTCATTATTTGCATTAGCTCACTTCAATTTAAACTTATTTATATTTTACTTTGTTTTTGGTTTGGTAACAGGTTATTTTGTTAAAAGAACTAATGGTTTATCTACAGGTATCGTTTTTCATATGGTAAATAATTTTGTGGTTACTGTAGCTTTGTTTTATGCTAATTAA
- a CDS encoding sulfurtransferase — MSKINALENIVSVTWLNNHLQDENILVFDATISKVVGDISALSNSKIPGSQFFDIKKKFSIANSSFPNTIPSAEQFEKNVQALGVNNDSIIVIYDDHGIYSSARAWWLFKTFGFNNVAVLDGGLPEWKAKDFSLEDKATNHSHKKGNFKAIYKPNNVVYFESLEAISKDDNYKIIDARSSDRFNCIVAEPRVGLRSGIIPSSSNLPFNKVLDENKLKPKKELQTVFKNLAKKDQHLVFSCGSGITASVLALAATVAGYNNSVYDGSWTEYGSLTIA, encoded by the coding sequence ATGTCGAAAATAAATGCATTAGAAAATATAGTTTCAGTAACATGGTTAAACAATCATTTACAAGATGAAAACATACTAGTGTTCGATGCAACAATTTCTAAAGTAGTTGGTGATATTTCAGCTTTATCAAATTCTAAAATTCCTGGTAGTCAGTTTTTCGATATAAAAAAGAAGTTTAGTATTGCAAATTCATCATTTCCAAATACGATTCCTTCAGCAGAACAATTTGAAAAAAATGTACAAGCATTAGGTGTAAATAACGATTCAATAATTGTTATTTACGACGACCATGGTATTTACTCTAGCGCTAGAGCATGGTGGTTATTTAAAACCTTTGGCTTTAATAACGTTGCTGTTTTAGATGGAGGTTTACCAGAGTGGAAGGCAAAAGACTTTTCTTTAGAAGATAAAGCGACTAATCATTCGCATAAAAAAGGAAACTTTAAAGCAATATACAAACCTAACAACGTTGTGTATTTTGAATCTTTAGAAGCCATATCTAAAGACGATAATTACAAAATTATTGACGCAAGATCTAGTGATCGTTTTAATTGTATTGTTGCAGAACCTAGAGTAGGATTAAGAAGTGGTATAATACCATCTTCATCTAACTTGCCTTTTAATAAGGTTTTAGATGAAAATAAATTGAAACCAAAAAAAGAATTACAAACCGTTTTTAAGAACCTCGCAAAAAAAGATCAGCATTTGGTGTTTTCATGTGGTTCTGGAATTACGGCTTCAGTTCTAGCATTAGCTGCAACTGTTGCTGGTTATAATAATAGTGTCTACGATGGCTCGTGGACAGAATATGGAAGTTTAACAATAGCATAA